One genomic region from Polynucleobacter sp. MWH-P3-07-1 encodes:
- a CDS encoding 2-keto-3-deoxygluconate permease yields MKIYQAINKVPGGLMVVPLFIGMLLNTFAPNAMKIGGFTQALTNQGYPTFLAMYLFTVGTKMTLNAAPTMLKRGFGILFAKVGIAIAVALSIAHFFNGDIIGLTTLAVLAAMNDTNGGMFLALTSTFGNKEDAGTYVPQSIETGPFLTMLVLVGAGLAVIPWLTMFSVIAPIIAGAILGNLDSDLRDFFGKHEPIIIPFMAFTLGQGINLSAVTTAGIPGILLGLSVLVITGIVCILADRLLGGSGVAGAAASSTAGNATGTPQAVALADPTFAAIAPIATIQVAASVIVTAVLTPILTAFIYRQNKKKAESQ; encoded by the coding sequence ATGAAAATTTATCAAGCGATTAATAAGGTGCCAGGCGGATTGATGGTCGTACCATTGTTTATCGGTATGCTCCTGAATACGTTTGCACCAAATGCCATGAAGATTGGCGGCTTCACTCAAGCGCTGACCAATCAAGGTTATCCAACCTTTTTAGCGATGTACCTCTTTACTGTTGGTACCAAAATGACTTTAAACGCAGCGCCAACCATGCTCAAGCGTGGCTTTGGCATCTTGTTTGCAAAAGTTGGTATTGCCATCGCAGTAGCACTCAGTATTGCCCACTTCTTTAATGGCGACATCATTGGCCTAACAACTCTAGCCGTATTAGCAGCCATGAATGATACAAATGGGGGCATGTTCCTTGCCCTTACTAGTACCTTTGGAAACAAAGAAGATGCTGGAACCTATGTGCCACAAAGTATCGAAACAGGACCATTCCTTACCATGTTGGTTCTCGTTGGCGCAGGCTTAGCTGTGATTCCTTGGTTAACCATGTTCTCCGTTATTGCACCAATTATTGCTGGTGCGATCCTCGGCAATCTTGACTCAGATTTACGTGATTTCTTCGGCAAGCATGAGCCAATCATCATTCCTTTTATGGCCTTCACACTAGGTCAGGGCATCAATCTTTCAGCAGTAACCACAGCTGGCATTCCTGGAATTTTGTTAGGTTTGTCTGTATTAGTGATTACGGGGATTGTTTGCATCCTAGCTGATCGATTACTCGGTGGCTCTGGAGTTGCTGGTGCGGCTGCGTCAAGTACCGCAGGTAACGCAACTGGTACGCCTCAAGCCGTTGCTCTAGCCGACCCCACATTTGCTGCGATTGCTCCAATTGCAACCATCCAAGTGGCAGCATCTGTCATTGTTACAGCCGTCTTGACGCCGATTTTGACAGCATTCATCTATCGCCAAAACAAAAAGAAAGCCGAATCTCAATAA
- the hyi gene encoding hydroxypyruvate isomerase gives MIRFAANLTMLFTEFPFIERFEQASKAGFKAVEFLFPYGIPAEEIKAKLDQYHLKLVLHNLPAGNWDGGERGIACLPDRIEEFKTGVAEAIRYAGILGVEQLNCLAGKVPAGVDHSLLHQTFVSNLRYAAAELKKHHLKLLVEPINQYDIPGFYLCSTQQAISILDEVGADNLFLQYDIYHAQRMEGELANTITKYFHRIAHMQLADNPGRNEPGTGEINYPYLFRFLEKIGYTGWVGCEYKPASDTLSGLSWMTEQLK, from the coding sequence ATGATCCGCTTTGCCGCTAATCTCACCATGCTGTTTACTGAATTTCCTTTTATTGAGCGGTTTGAGCAAGCTTCAAAAGCAGGATTTAAGGCCGTTGAGTTCCTGTTTCCCTATGGCATACCTGCAGAGGAAATTAAGGCGAAGCTGGATCAATACCATTTAAAACTGGTACTCCATAACTTACCCGCTGGTAATTGGGATGGTGGGGAGAGAGGTATTGCTTGTTTACCTGATCGCATCGAGGAATTTAAGACTGGGGTTGCCGAGGCTATTCGCTATGCCGGGATTTTGGGCGTGGAGCAGTTAAATTGCCTTGCTGGTAAAGTCCCTGCTGGTGTTGACCACAGCCTGCTACATCAAACTTTTGTTAGCAATCTTCGTTACGCAGCTGCTGAGCTCAAAAAGCATCACCTCAAATTACTCGTTGAGCCAATCAATCAATACGATATCCCTGGCTTTTACTTGTGCAGCACTCAGCAAGCCATCAGCATTTTGGATGAGGTAGGCGCAGATAATCTTTTCCTTCAATACGATATTTATCATGCTCAACGCATGGAAGGGGAGTTAGCTAATACCATCACAAAATACTTTCATCGCATTGCACACATGCAATTAGCAGATAACCCTGGGCGAAATGAGCCTGGAACCGGTGAAATTAACTACCCTTATTTATTTCGTTTTCTTGAAAAAATCGGATACACAGGTTGGGTTGGTTGCGAATATAAGCCAGCCAGTGACACCTTAAGCGGTCTGAGCTGGATGACTGAACAGTTGAAGTAG
- a CDS encoding M48 family metallopeptidase, translating to MACANTTRPGAVGINRSQFMVVSSADVNKLSAADFEEQNKKAKQKNALITSGPTYDRLKNVADRLIPQTVVFRDDTRTWDWQLSLIQSPTLNASCAPGGKITFYTGIIEQLNLNDAEIAAIMGHEMAHALREHGRERMSEAMTQSALTNVALAVAGANYATGINAANQLAQYALVLPNSRQNESEADAIGLELAARAGYDPHAAITVWEKMLKATQGKNPPEFLSTHPSGETRIEQLNALIPAVEPLYLSANKAPKTQQSKTSVKTN from the coding sequence ATGGCATGCGCCAATACAACTAGACCAGGCGCAGTAGGAATTAATCGCTCACAATTCATGGTGGTCTCTTCTGCTGATGTCAATAAATTGTCGGCCGCCGACTTCGAGGAGCAGAATAAAAAAGCCAAGCAAAAGAATGCCTTGATTACTTCAGGCCCAACCTACGATCGCCTAAAAAATGTTGCTGATAGGTTAATTCCCCAAACAGTAGTATTTCGGGATGACACCCGAACATGGGATTGGCAGCTGAGTTTGATTCAATCCCCCACCCTCAACGCAAGCTGCGCGCCAGGCGGAAAAATTACCTTCTACACGGGCATCATTGAACAGCTTAATTTAAATGATGCTGAAATAGCAGCCATCATGGGACATGAGATGGCGCATGCTCTTCGTGAGCATGGTCGAGAACGCATGTCTGAGGCAATGACGCAAAGTGCACTAACTAACGTCGCTCTTGCGGTCGCAGGCGCAAATTACGCCACAGGGATCAATGCAGCAAATCAGCTCGCGCAATATGCCTTGGTACTGCCTAATTCAAGGCAAAATGAGTCCGAGGCAGACGCGATCGGACTTGAATTAGCAGCGCGGGCAGGATATGACCCACATGCTGCTATTACCGTATGGGAGAAAATGCTCAAAGCTACTCAGGGCAAAAATCCACCAGAGTTTTTATCTACCCATCCATCTGGCGAAACCAGAATTGAACAATTAAACGCATTGATACCCGCAGTAGAGCCTTTATATCTCAGCGCCAACAAAGCACCTAAAACACAGCAAAGCAAAACAAGCGTTAAAACGAATTAA
- a CDS encoding DUF4118 domain-containing protein, which yields MQIKNSKRWAHSGIQAYFFAIFGVFVAFSIRYSLHDFLQGNIPMTFFILNTIIIALFYGFIPSLLTIFLSVPIAFFFFVPPFDSYDMPTPQDGFVFISYILIAFIAVAIVEWLQRERYKAVLISKVSDSNFRLLTQASLSLKKARELEVRD from the coding sequence ATGCAGATTAAGAATTCGAAACGGTGGGCCCATTCCGGTATTCAAGCCTATTTTTTTGCAATATTCGGCGTTTTTGTCGCTTTTAGCATACGGTATAGCCTGCATGACTTCTTGCAGGGCAATATTCCAATGACCTTTTTTATCCTCAACACCATCATCATTGCCTTGTTTTATGGCTTCATCCCCAGCCTGTTGACGATTTTTCTTTCTGTACCAATTGCCTTTTTCTTCTTTGTGCCGCCATTTGATTCTTATGACATGCCAACGCCACAAGACGGCTTTGTTTTTATTTCTTATATTTTGATCGCGTTTATCGCCGTTGCGATTGTGGAATGGCTCCAGCGAGAGCGCTACAAGGCTGTTCTGATCTCTAAAGTGAGTGATAGTAACTTTCGCCTTTTGACTCAAGCCAGCCTCTCCCTCAAGAAAGCACGCGAGCTGGAAGTGCGCGATTAA
- a CDS encoding carboxylesterase: MTSIAEQTDRYETFYQGNSGHAVVLLPGLCGSELEMGAIPRLLKQSNHTYTVPKIHGYSAHTGLSNYQEWIDSVDQFITDLAQSHNSVSVVGLSMGATLALAVAARNSKVHSLVALSPVFLFDGWAVPWYHPFLALVFALGIRNWHYKEREPFGVKNLELRRHIRKAVMANSVSELGAAHLPAVHLYQSLELIKATKKELSSITADTLIIHAIDDETASPKNPEMILKGISSETCRMIWLGNSYHMITVDNEREVVANEVNNFINQALEKEKIVDRLAVDTPNLVIKNRSRS; this comes from the coding sequence ATGACATCCATAGCCGAGCAAACAGACCGATACGAGACATTCTATCAAGGTAATTCAGGCCATGCGGTAGTTTTATTGCCAGGCCTCTGCGGATCAGAACTGGAAATGGGGGCGATTCCCCGACTCTTAAAACAGTCAAATCATACCTATACGGTCCCCAAGATCCATGGTTACTCTGCACACACAGGCCTTTCAAACTATCAAGAGTGGATCGATAGCGTAGACCAATTTATTACTGACCTTGCCCAATCGCATAACTCTGTTTCTGTTGTTGGGCTCAGTATGGGCGCCACACTTGCCCTAGCGGTTGCGGCTCGCAATAGCAAAGTGCATAGTCTAGTTGCGCTCTCGCCCGTTTTTTTATTCGATGGTTGGGCTGTGCCTTGGTATCACCCTTTCCTCGCCCTGGTATTTGCGTTGGGAATCCGTAATTGGCACTACAAAGAAAGAGAGCCGTTTGGCGTCAAAAATCTTGAATTAAGACGCCATATCCGAAAAGCGGTCATGGCTAATAGTGTGAGCGAGCTTGGCGCTGCCCACTTGCCAGCAGTTCACCTCTATCAGTCCTTGGAGCTGATTAAGGCAACTAAAAAAGAACTCAGTTCAATCACGGCCGATACTTTAATCATTCATGCAATTGATGACGAAACTGCATCGCCAAAGAATCCAGAAATGATCCTAAAAGGAATTTCCTCCGAAACCTGCCGCATGATTTGGCTTGGTAATTCTTACCACATGATCACTGTGGATAATGAACGAGAAGTGGTCGCAAATGAGGTCAATAATTTTATTAATCAGGCACTTGAAAAAGAAAAGATCGTTGATAGGCTTGCTGTAGACACGCCTAATCTCGTGATCAAGAATCGCTCTAGAAGTTAA
- a CDS encoding TolC family protein produces the protein MKKISISIYSFLFASFFVTGVHAQSLPPFKAGNTQYRSVSLGNYLSELNEENANLKIRRLNIASADANAKDAGMPYLSPILTYARGSMYTQAPYAGYTNPASNTLGAMVTIEGWGKRSAREAQAQADAKRKLAEMITEGKAIETEAIFNYIDALRTKLLWQSYQEAIDALNQYRASGSTQAAEFIAAQKVLANDLKYYSYGMANFVGKTGSELIMPVGTLNIEAKNFKVEDLIARAQENRADIASGQAAVESAAANLEVVKASKNIDFLPGVYYTQTPSYASSGINYGTQQAFSFLLNVPLGNGFLVNSDVTTAANSQAELEVSLMATKAKIVTEINQTYLQYQSAKERLESATKAYNQAKMSKNNIQGILRFRDAEYELFDARTVHAKTLILLERLSGNFEVPNLH, from the coding sequence ATGAAAAAAATTTCTATCTCTATCTATAGCTTTCTATTCGCATCATTTTTTGTAACGGGGGTCCATGCTCAGTCCTTGCCCCCTTTCAAAGCAGGCAATACCCAATATAGAAGCGTCAGTTTGGGCAACTACCTTAGCGAGCTAAACGAAGAAAATGCCAACCTCAAAATACGCAGGCTGAATATTGCCTCTGCCGACGCAAATGCTAAAGATGCTGGGATGCCCTATCTCAGTCCGATTCTGACCTATGCTCGTGGCAGTATGTATACCCAGGCTCCATATGCTGGTTATACCAACCCCGCCTCCAACACTTTGGGCGCCATGGTCACAATAGAGGGCTGGGGAAAGCGCTCTGCACGCGAGGCTCAAGCCCAAGCGGATGCCAAACGCAAATTGGCTGAGATGATTACGGAGGGCAAAGCAATTGAAACTGAAGCGATATTTAACTATATCGACGCACTACGCACCAAACTCTTATGGCAGTCCTACCAAGAGGCTATCGATGCGCTAAATCAATATCGCGCTAGCGGATCTACTCAGGCTGCAGAGTTTATTGCTGCACAAAAGGTTCTTGCAAACGATTTGAAGTACTACTCCTATGGCATGGCCAATTTTGTTGGCAAGACAGGCTCCGAACTGATCATGCCGGTTGGCACCTTAAATATAGAAGCAAAAAACTTTAAAGTGGAAGATTTAATTGCTCGCGCTCAAGAAAATCGAGCCGATATTGCTTCAGGTCAGGCAGCTGTTGAGTCAGCAGCAGCCAATTTGGAGGTAGTCAAAGCAAGCAAAAATATTGATTTTTTACCTGGCGTTTACTATACCCAAACCCCCTCTTATGCATCCAGCGGCATCAACTATGGAACTCAACAAGCCTTTAGCTTTTTATTGAACGTCCCCCTGGGTAATGGTTTTCTGGTGAATTCCGATGTAACCACTGCTGCCAACAGTCAGGCTGAGCTTGAGGTTAGCTTAATGGCAACAAAGGCCAAAATCGTAACCGAGATTAATCAAACTTATCTTCAATACCAGTCTGCAAAAGAGCGTTTGGAGTCAGCCACTAAGGCTTATAACCAAGCCAAAATGAGCAAAAACAACATCCAGGGAATTTTGCGATTTCGCGATGCGGAATATGAGCTTTTTGATGCTCGTACTGTGCATGCCAAAACTCTGATACTCTTGGAAAGACTAAGCGGCAATTTTGAAGTGCCTAATTTGCACTAG
- the gltX gene encoding glutamate--tRNA ligase: MQIRTRFAPSPTGFIHLGNLRSALYPWAFARHHHGDFILRIEDTDVERSTQESVDVILEGMAWLGLDIDEGPIYQMQRIDRYREVIKQMLDRGLAYPCYMSEDELNRLRDLQMANKEKPRYNGLWRPEPGKTLPAIPPDISPVIRFKNPIGGSVIWEDAVKGRIEISNDELDDLVIARPDGTPTYNFCVVVDDLDMKITHVIRGDDHVNNTPRQINILKALGANPPIYAHLPTVLNDQGEKMSKRSGAMSVRDYQKEGYLPEAILNYLARLGWSHGDAEVFTKEQFVAWFDLANLGRSPAQHNPEKLLWLNHHYIQEADPKLLAEAVRPFADERGIDIEQGPNFIQVVSLLKDRANTLIEIAEGAKLFYSPAPELTAAQIAENIPNAIKPVIQDLIVAIEQAETSKEAYSAAFKQVLAKHQLKMPALAMPVRYALFATTQTPAIDSVLVVLGKEESLKRLAKVAS, from the coding sequence ATGCAAATTCGTACACGTTTCGCCCCTAGTCCAACGGGCTTTATTCACTTGGGTAATCTTCGTAGCGCTCTATATCCTTGGGCTTTTGCTCGCCATCACCACGGTGACTTCATATTAAGAATTGAGGATACCGATGTAGAGAGGTCAACCCAAGAATCAGTCGATGTGATTCTCGAAGGTATGGCTTGGTTAGGTTTGGATATTGATGAAGGGCCAATCTACCAGATGCAGCGCATTGATCGTTATCGCGAAGTGATTAAGCAAATGCTCGATCGTGGTTTGGCTTATCCCTGTTATATGAGTGAGGACGAGCTCAATCGTTTGCGTGATCTGCAAATGGCAAATAAAGAGAAGCCCCGCTATAACGGCTTATGGCGTCCAGAGCCCGGCAAAACACTTCCCGCTATTCCACCCGATATTTCTCCAGTGATCCGGTTTAAAAATCCTATTGGGGGCTCCGTCATTTGGGAAGATGCCGTCAAAGGCAGAATTGAAATCAGCAATGATGAGCTAGATGATCTCGTAATCGCCAGACCGGATGGGACGCCAACCTATAATTTCTGTGTCGTTGTTGATGATCTTGATATGAAAATCACCCATGTAATACGAGGTGATGATCACGTGAATAACACGCCAAGGCAAATTAATATTCTCAAAGCGCTTGGCGCAAACCCACCGATCTACGCCCATCTACCGACCGTCTTAAATGACCAGGGCGAGAAAATGAGCAAACGCAGTGGCGCCATGAGTGTGCGCGATTACCAAAAAGAAGGCTATTTACCTGAAGCTATTTTGAACTACCTTGCTCGCTTAGGTTGGTCGCACGGTGACGCAGAGGTTTTCACTAAAGAGCAATTTGTCGCTTGGTTTGATCTTGCTAATCTTGGCAGATCTCCAGCCCAACATAATCCTGAAAAGTTACTTTGGCTTAATCATCACTATATTCAAGAGGCTGATCCAAAGTTATTAGCGGAGGCTGTCAGACCGTTCGCAGATGAACGTGGTATCGATATAGAGCAGGGTCCAAACTTTATTCAAGTGGTTTCCTTGTTAAAGGATAGAGCAAATACCTTAATTGAAATTGCAGAGGGTGCAAAACTGTTTTACTCGCCGGCACCTGAGCTAACAGCAGCTCAGATAGCCGAAAATATACCGAATGCGATTAAGCCCGTAATTCAAGACTTGATAGTGGCAATTGAACAAGCAGAGACTAGCAAGGAAGCTTATTCAGCCGCCTTCAAACAGGTGCTTGCAAAACACCAGTTAAAAATGCCGGCACTTGCCATGCCAGTGAGGTATGCCTTATTCGCCACTACCCAAACGCCTGCCATTGATTCGGTCTTGGTCGTTTTGGGTAAAGAAGAAAGCTTAAAACGCCTTGCTAAGGTTGCCAGCTAG
- a CDS encoding Hsp33 family molecular chaperone HslO, translating into MNELLVFMCDGAPVRGEIVSIGTAWQAILERRNDPPAVRKVLGDFVAAATLLSASLKFDGTLIIQAQSLGPISLLVVECKSDLSMRATVKLSVDPSEIPDDASLAHMLDASNSGRLVITLDPADRQAGNPPYQGIVALQDHQGAVIRPVESVSQAISLYMQNSEQLDTRIWLASNASQVGGLLLQRLPDSGGHAHLDPHTASEGWTRIQALGETITDEELLTLPPETILRRLFLEESSHYGVRSFPSRPIQFACRCSRTKVADILRMLGEDEVESILTEQGKVETACDFCGKQYEFDAVDCRQVFSTSSLSDATRPPSSGH; encoded by the coding sequence ATGAATGAACTTCTTGTATTTATGTGTGATGGCGCCCCTGTCCGGGGTGAAATTGTCTCGATTGGCACTGCCTGGCAGGCCATTCTAGAGAGACGCAATGATCCTCCTGCGGTTCGTAAGGTATTGGGTGATTTTGTTGCTGCAGCCACCCTGCTAAGTGCTAGCCTCAAGTTCGATGGAACCCTCATTATTCAAGCCCAAAGTCTTGGACCAATCTCCTTGCTAGTAGTCGAATGCAAATCCGATCTATCCATGCGTGCTACGGTCAAACTGTCCGTAGATCCCTCTGAAATTCCAGATGATGCCAGCCTTGCTCACATGCTAGACGCCAGCAACAGTGGCCGATTGGTCATTACGCTTGATCCAGCTGACCGTCAAGCCGGCAACCCCCCATATCAAGGCATTGTGGCCTTGCAAGACCATCAAGGTGCAGTAATAAGGCCAGTTGAAAGCGTATCGCAGGCCATTAGCCTCTACATGCAAAATTCTGAACAATTGGATACCCGAATTTGGTTGGCCTCCAATGCTTCTCAGGTGGGCGGCCTACTCTTGCAACGTTTACCTGATTCTGGTGGTCACGCTCATTTGGATCCCCATACTGCGTCAGAAGGCTGGACCCGCATTCAGGCACTCGGTGAGACCATTACTGATGAGGAGCTTTTAACACTGCCCCCAGAAACAATCCTACGTCGCCTTTTTTTAGAAGAGTCATCGCACTATGGCGTACGCAGCTTTCCGAGCAGACCCATTCAGTTTGCTTGTCGCTGCTCTCGGACTAAAGTCGCAGATATTCTGAGAATGTTGGGCGAGGATGAAGTGGAGAGCATTTTGACTGAACAAGGCAAGGTAGAAACCGCTTGTGATTTTTGCGGTAAGCAATACGAGTTTGATGCCGTTGACTGTCGCCAAGTGTTCAGTACTAGCTCTCTGAGTGATGCTACCCGTCCACCATCCAGCGGGCATTAA
- the ftsB gene encoding cell division protein FtsB, whose product MRIIVYSMLVLLLVIQYPLWLGKGGWLKVYEMEKQLQLQQAKNGALALRNAKLAGDVADLKDGTRAIEERARVEHGMIKEGEFFVQILPKEAVTPNQDSADGIKASKSK is encoded by the coding sequence ATGCGCATTATTGTTTATTCCATGTTGGTATTGCTTCTGGTAATTCAATATCCGCTATGGTTAGGTAAGGGTGGCTGGCTTAAGGTTTATGAGATGGAGAAGCAACTTCAACTCCAACAGGCTAAGAATGGCGCTTTAGCGCTGCGCAACGCTAAGCTTGCTGGCGATGTTGCCGACTTAAAAGATGGTACTCGGGCAATTGAAGAGCGTGCCCGTGTAGAACACGGCATGATCAAGGAAGGCGAGTTTTTTGTGCAAATTCTGCCAAAAGAGGCAGTTACACCAAATCAAGACTCGGCAGATGGCATAAAAGCTAGTAAAAGCAAATAG
- the eno gene encoding phosphopyruvate hydratase: MSAIVDIIGREVLDSRGNPTVECDVLLESGVMGRAAVPSGASTGSREAIELRDGDKTRYLGKGVLKAVQNINIEIAESILGLDASEQAFLDHTLIQLDGTPNKARLGANATLAVSMAVARAAAEEAGLPLYRYFGGSGSMQLPVPMMNIVNGGAHANNSLDIQEFMIMPVGAKSFREALRCGAEIFHELKKIIGAQGMPTSVGDEGGFAPNFKSNHECLSTILKAIEGAGYEAGNDVLLALDCAASEFYKDGKYQLAGEGLQLSSSEFSDYLGQLADQFPIVSIEDGMHESDWDGWADITRKLGKKIQLVGDDLFVTNTKILQEGIDKGIANSILIKINQIGTLTETFAAIEMAKRANYTSVISHRSGETEDSTIADIAVGTNAGQIKTGSLSRSDRIAKYNQLLRIEEDLGDVSSYPGKSVFYNLKR, translated from the coding sequence ATGAGCGCCATCGTTGACATCATCGGCAGGGAAGTTTTAGATTCACGCGGTAACCCCACCGTTGAGTGTGATGTACTGCTCGAATCTGGCGTGATGGGTCGCGCAGCAGTGCCTTCTGGCGCATCTACTGGATCACGTGAAGCAATTGAATTGCGTGATGGTGATAAAACGCGCTATTTAGGTAAAGGTGTTTTGAAAGCCGTTCAGAACATCAATATCGAAATTGCTGAATCGATTCTGGGCCTTGATGCTTCAGAGCAAGCTTTTCTAGATCACACCTTAATTCAATTGGATGGCACACCCAATAAGGCGCGCTTGGGTGCTAACGCTACTCTTGCGGTATCTATGGCCGTTGCGAGAGCAGCCGCCGAAGAAGCTGGCCTGCCTTTATATCGTTATTTTGGTGGCTCTGGCTCTATGCAGCTCCCAGTACCCATGATGAATATCGTGAATGGTGGTGCGCACGCCAACAACAGTCTAGATATTCAAGAATTCATGATCATGCCGGTTGGTGCGAAAAGTTTTAGAGAAGCCTTGCGCTGTGGTGCGGAGATCTTTCATGAACTCAAAAAAATCATCGGCGCCCAAGGCATGCCGACCTCGGTGGGCGATGAGGGCGGCTTTGCCCCAAACTTCAAAAGCAATCATGAATGTTTAAGTACGATTCTCAAAGCGATTGAAGGGGCTGGATATGAAGCTGGCAATGACGTTTTACTGGCCTTAGATTGTGCTGCTAGCGAGTTTTACAAGGATGGTAAATATCAATTGGCGGGTGAAGGTTTGCAGCTTTCCTCAAGCGAGTTCTCCGACTACCTTGGTCAGCTCGCCGATCAATTTCCGATCGTGTCGATCGAAGATGGTATGCATGAAAGCGATTGGGATGGATGGGCAGACATTACCCGCAAGCTTGGCAAAAAGATTCAACTGGTGGGCGATGATCTCTTTGTTACCAATACCAAAATTTTGCAGGAGGGGATCGATAAAGGTATTGCCAATTCCATTTTAATTAAGATCAATCAAATCGGCACTTTAACTGAAACCTTTGCTGCCATCGAAATGGCCAAGCGTGCCAATTACACGTCGGTCATCTCGCATCGCTCTGGCGAAACTGAAGATAGTACGATTGCGGATATTGCAGTTGGTACCAATGCTGGTCAGATTAAGACGGGATCACTTTCTCGCTCAGACCGCATCGCTAAATACAATCAATTACTCCGCATTGAAGAAGATTTAGGCGATGTTTCCAGCTATCCAGGTAAATCTGTTTTCTATAATCTCAAGCGATAG
- the kdsA gene encoding 3-deoxy-8-phosphooctulonate synthase yields MKLCGFNVGLDQRFFLIAGPCVIESEQSALDIAGELKAITSSLNIPFIYKSSFDKANRSSGTSFRGLGMEKGLEILAKVKREIGVAVLTDVHDITEIAEVAKVVDVLQTPAFLCRQTDFIRACAQSGKPVNFKKGQFLSPYEMLNVIEKARAAAKEVNLPDQFMVCERGASFGYNNLVSDMRSLAIMREANAPVVFDATHSVQLPGGQGNSSGGQREFVPVLARAAVAVGISGLFMETHPDPAKALSDGPNAVPLNRMKELLESLVAIDTVVKKGNSFLENSFK; encoded by the coding sequence ATGAAACTCTGTGGATTTAATGTTGGTTTAGATCAGCGCTTCTTTTTAATTGCCGGCCCTTGTGTTATCGAGTCAGAACAATCTGCTTTGGATATTGCCGGTGAGTTAAAAGCGATCACGAGTTCACTCAATATTCCTTTTATCTATAAATCTTCTTTTGATAAAGCCAATCGTTCTTCTGGCACATCATTTCGTGGCCTGGGCATGGAGAAGGGGTTAGAAATTCTAGCCAAGGTGAAGCGCGAAATCGGCGTAGCAGTGCTAACTGACGTACACGACATTACCGAAATTGCTGAAGTGGCTAAAGTAGTGGATGTGCTCCAGACTCCAGCCTTCCTGTGCAGACAGACTGATTTCATTCGCGCTTGCGCTCAAAGCGGTAAGCCAGTCAACTTCAAGAAGGGTCAGTTCTTGTCCCCCTACGAGATGCTGAACGTGATTGAGAAAGCCAGAGCAGCCGCAAAGGAGGTTAACCTACCTGATCAGTTTATGGTTTGTGAACGCGGCGCTTCTTTTGGTTATAACAATTTAGTTTCTGATATGCGTAGCCTCGCTATCATGCGCGAAGCAAATGCCCCAGTGGTATTCGATGCAACCCACTCGGTTCAATTACCTGGCGGTCAAGGCAATAGCAGTGGCGGTCAACGAGAGTTTGTGCCCGTGCTTGCTAGAGCTGCGGTTGCTGTTGGCATCAGCGGCCTCTTTATGGAAACCCATCCCGATCCTGCTAAAGCACTTTCGGATGGCCCTAATGCCGTTCCCTTAAATCGCATGAAAGAGCTTCTGGAATCATTGGTTGCAATCGATACCGTGGTTAAAAAGGGCAATTCCTTTCTAGAAAATAGCTTTAAATAA